The genome window CGCAACAAGAGAATTCACATAAAAATGCACTCAAACCCTGGCTTAGATCTCAATGAATCACCATTCTACTTATACTAGTCGCAACACTCAATATTAAGCTAAATAACCATAACACATTCAATTTCTCAACCACAACTGAAAAAACATTATCAACGCATATGTACACTATCGaatcaaaaaaatcaataacAATTAGCTGACAATTAATTCATAGCTaccataaatttaaaaaagctAAACACAAACAAGTCTAACATTTATTAATAGATAGAAATGTTAATACCTTTCTCGAGATTCTTGACATTTTTGGAAGAGAGAGTGATTCTAATCTTGTGAATCGACTCCTGAGTCTCTTCGTAACCTGGCTTCGTCGCCGGCTTCACTGCTGCATAGGCCGCCATTCTTTCAGATCAATTAgattgttgctgctgctgctgctgtaaTTATACAAGCTTAATCAGATTACAAGATTGACTAAGCGAATAAGAATAGAGATTATTAGGGTTTGATGATTGAGTACCTTTGAATTAGGCTCGGCGAGGAGGAGCGGCTTCAATCTCTCAGTGGCGTTTCTTTTTAGGGTTTTCTGCATTTTTATACCCATGTGGTCGTGCTTGTCAGAGTGGGCTTGGGCTTTTTGCAATAAGGGCTTATTACAGCTCAGAAGGCTAATGTTAATTCGCTGATTATGTTAGTGCCCGGTTCATTCTCTTCCTTGAAATAACCCATCATTTTATTTACAAGAAAAACCTTGTTTATAAGTGAAGTTTACTAGTTTAGTTTTGACTTTaattcttattattttaaatgagataatatataatgtatggatcaaataattattactaatataataaatattataaatattcattcaaactaattatttatatttatttttcggtttatatatttatttcaaaaaaattataataacttaATAAAGTAAGGTAGTTTTTACGTTTTCCATATTCCTGCTGATGAATTATATAAActtatatcacaaataatattgataaacatattttatttcatttgtttatCACGTAacagtaaaaaaaaaagtggttAATAAACAGTATAATCCAACTGCAgactatttaatattttgaaaaagtacAAAGCTTTTATAGTTTTTTTGTTTATTGAATAGGTGATCATGTAAAGATGTTGACTAAAAAtaagggaaatctacaaaactacctactttttcttttattgttttcaaaaatactaccttctagaattatttttaaaaataccttttcataaattttatttttcaaaaatacggtttgcaacttttgcaacctcatctgcaactccaggcggcgccagccgtgttgcaacctcttttgcaacttcatatgcaaccgaattcctgatttcaaattccagttttcaaatgtcagttcaggtcgaaaatgacatttgaaaactggaactaaaaatcaggatttgtaattgcatatatggttgcatatggttgtattcagttgcatatggttgcattcagttgattctattgcaatctaatggccccgccaggggcacaccatacatctgttgttatttacagttttcagttgcacttagttgcaactgaggttgcaaatgaagttgcaactgcagttgcaaaagttgcaactgcagatgcaacttcatttgcaacctcatttgcaacttttgcaacctcatttgcaattatatatagtttttagttgcatttagttgcaacctcatttgcaacttttgcaacctcatttgcaacttacagttttcagttgaactagttgcaattgcagttgcaacagttgcaactttttgtttttatttgcaacttttgcaacctcatttgcaactgttgcaacctcatttgcaacttttgcgactgcgccgcccaaggttgcaaatgaggttgcaaaagttgcaaaccgtattttcgaaattttttttttatgaaaaggtatttttaaaaacaatgaaaaagatggtagtattttttaaaaaataattttacagataggtatttttaaaaagatccctaaaAATAATGTCTTAAATATCACATCTGAgaaaaattatctaaatattatttttttgaaatactaCTTTAACTTGTATTATTCGAATCgtgatattataaaatcatttttaaattatggAATGTCATATGAACTTGCCCCTTAAATTTATGCAAAACTCCAGGTTATCAACTCAGGGTGAGATTTTATTTCAGCCGATCAATCACCAGCAAAGCAGCAACAGAGGCAAACCATTGAAGTttgccaaaaaaataaataaataaagcgAGGGGATCAATGAATGGAAAATTTTGACGATCAACACATAAATGAATTATTACAATATCACAGGCAGGTTTTACTTGCCttcacaaaattaaaatcactatATCGAGGTTTTATGCCACTAAATTATTCAAAACACAACAGCCAAAAAACATGCTACCATCTATATTAGCAATGAAATTCAAGAAGATTAAAGACAGGATTGATTCCAATAATACTGGATGCACACATTGTTCACTGTTAGAAAGAAGAATCAGAAGGAAACCGAATGCTAAAAACACGAATATACCAAAGAGAAAGTAGGAACTACATGACTAAATATCAAAAGGACTGGTCAAGCTTGAGCAAGCATTATAACACCACTTCAAACTCACCTGCACAGGAAAATAGAAATACTAATAAATCAATGTTCAAGTGACGCCAAATAAATTCTGCACTTGAATGAGTATAGAAGATGCGTATTAATTTCATTAAAGATTCATGGGTGCTGAATGCTGATGATCCTGCTTATAAAGATATTGACTTAGCGAAAGCATGGGTCAATGTAGCAGAACGACCATATTGCTCAGTTACaagtttgaaattcaaaatCCGTCATATAACTAATAATTGTTTAAACTTTTGCCTTGTAGCAGCAATACTCATTATAGCTCTCTATTCACCTTACTACACCGACACAGAAAGTCAATTAACACAATGACAAAATGAAAAGACCCTTCCCATAACAGATGCCCTAGTTGGTCTTTTTTACTCATGTACACGAAATTCCCTATAAATAGTCAGAATATGGCAGCTCTTTAAGATGCTTCTTCAGGAAATCTTTAAAATGCTTCTTCTACAAAATCACTAATCACGTTGGGGCTGTATCTCACATTTCCATTGTTGCTACTAGCATTTGCTTAGAGTGCTTTATTTAGGTGTTTATCAGGCTTACAGTTGCAGACTGCAGTTTCATTCAGTTAGTTTAACCTATCACGTGAGCAAATTCTTCACCGATGAAAGCAACGAACAAAATTTAGTGAAGGCAGCATACATTGATATTCAGTTTGGTTCTTTAGTTAGCACTTGGATGATAAACTTATACTTTCTTCACACGATTAGTTTACAGTATATTGTCTTGAGTTAATCACATAATGTATTAGTGCTTCAAGTTGAACGCTTAAATTATAAACTGGTACTTGAAATTCTGACTACACAAGCTCAGAGGATAtctattatttttcaataattttaaatgtttcttaCACGGTTACACCTATCTTTATTGCTGCACTAGTCCTAACATATATCATTATCAGTTTATCACATTATGACACACCTGTCCTATAAACTTCCGCTCATCTATGTTTTTAGCATCTTAAATTTGCTTATATTCCATATACAAGCTTGTAATTTGTTCAAAGATATAGCACGTAGATTAGCTAATGACTAGTTCTAATGGTAGCAAGATTAGCTAATTTAGTAGCAATCCAAATTTGGTTACCATTAACTTCCTCTTAGCAGAGAGGTAGATAACAAACCCTTAAGAAAGTAGCTAGATAAAAGAGGCTTCTCTGTTTTGAACAACtcatatttcattttaattcTCATCTCATGAATCCATACCTTAGAAACATATGCACCGTATCCGTATGACATAATTCCAATATCTCAAGAGCACATAACAGGAATATACAATATACTCCGAAATCCAGAGACAATAGCAGCCTTGACATGGCTCCGTGATCTATCACACAATAGACTAATTGAAACCAACAAATTGTTGGTTTCAATCCCAAATTTCATTGTACTAACTATTTCACAAGATAGAGAAATCTATTCTAAGCATATTACTGCTAACTAAAACGAACAGAACAAGATTCCCACATAATCAATTACATCAACATTTCTCATTCACATTACCGATCACTAAAAAATTAGTGCATAACAAATATTCCCGAAATTCAAACCACACAAAGGCATAAACACGCAACAATGAAACAAAATTCATCGAAAACAAACGCAATCGCATACTCACACAACTCACTTGGCAACCATCTTGTTAACAAAATCATCATACTTAATCTTCCCATCGGATCCAACATCCACCTCACGAATCCACTCATCAAACTCCGACGCCTCCAATTTCTCCCCGATACTCGTAAGGATGTGCTTAAGATCCTTGACCGCAACAAAGCCAGTCCCGTCCTTATCAATTACTTTGAACGCCTCGCGAAGCTTCTGATCGAACGGCTCAGGCTTGAGATGCTTGGACATGAGATCAGTGAATCGATTGAAATCGAATGGCGAGGTGAGTTTCTCCTCGGCGATGATGGCTTTGAGTTGAGCTTGCGTTGGATTGCCGCCGAGAGATCGCATTAGGATTCCGAGCTCCGACGGTGCGATCTTGCCGTCGTTGTCGGTGTCGAAGAGAGTGAACGCTTCTTTCATTGATGAGACCTGATCGTTGCTCAGATTCTTCCCCATTGTGTGTCTCTCTCTGAGTgactctctcttctctctcgtGTGTTGATTTGGTGTCTCTCTGCgtgactctctctctctgctgCGTTTTTAATTTTGCAGTTTTAACAATTCAATAGTGAGGGATCCTATCTATCAGGCGAATACATTTCTATTTCACTCGAAAATGCAACATAAAATGTATTTatgtttggttttttttttgtttttttttttgaaacaaatgtttggttttattttaaaaagtatatttaaaGCACTTAATTTGcgacaaaattatttttaatacattttcaatttaattttcttaaaattcctGCCTGAGTAACCtataatttggattttattagATTCAAACTTCGGACCGTTGAATATAACTTAAATTTGgagaaatttgtaaaaaaaatatccatttttttattcttttacaaaaatatgatCAAAATTGTACATGAGATTGTCCGTAATGAAAGTAGTTGATTTGCAATTGCAACTTAGGTTTgcatcatatttttgaaaaagtcCCTgcttttttatacaaaaaattgcCTCCACcggctactccctccgtcccattttagttgtcaccttTGGGTTTGtactggtcaaattgaccaaagtttgactcaaatttataaatattttatcaagtgaaaaagtttaaaaaaaagttaattatcatgttggtcactgaagtgggcttaatgtatcaagttggtatcaagatggtcactaaaatcaccataaatatcaaacaagtacattgaaatatgagttcaagtagtaaaaatattatttataaaattttacatattatttttaaatgttatcacaaccaactaaaagtttatgacttctagtatttaaaataatacatttatattttatcaagttttattattatttatattttattatatagttatttttttgttttaattaaaaataaataataaataaacttaataaaatctaaatatattatcataaatattagatttcaTAAGCTTTTACTTGATTTTGgtaacattaaaatataatgtgtaaaactttataaacaatatttttactgcttgaacttatatttcaaagtacttgtttgatatttatggccacttcagtgaccatcttgataccgttttgagttcagtgaccaatttgatacattagacccacttcagtgaccaactagataattaacccgttaaaaaaatatgtcaacagaaataacttttaatctattttaaaatgtaatttttagttttttaaaataatgaaagagtggcttataatctttggtcaaaaattagtcaatttcaccaacaaaaatagaaatgtgacaactaaaatgggacggagccacggagggagtaacattttaAATTCTGAAATCGAGAAAACATACAGACTGATGGTCAGCCCCTTGATACAGGCTGCTCAAATAAGAGTACAATAACACAAATTTTTGCCCAAGATCAAGAAGTTGGAAGAGTTGGAGGACGGGCAAGGGAGATTGCCGAATAAACGCAGCAGGATAGGCCGGTAGATGATCTGCAGATATATCCAGGCTCGCAGAGCATCACGCCAGAACATATCATTCTATCTTTTGTAAGCCGCCTCTTCTGTGAAGCAAACTGCATGTAAAAGCAAATTCTGGGATCAACCGAGTACGCCAAATTGTTATGCAAAGGAAAGAGAGTAGCAGTTTGTCTAATACTCTACTAGATTTCCAAATTGACAAGAGCATGCATATTCACAAGGTATAGCCAGAGACCAGAGAATATCGCCATGAAAACATATCAGAACCATGCAACTGAATTGAGGAAATCATAGAGATCTGCATGGATGGCTATATCATGATTTCTAAGGAAAGGAGCTAATTTGCTGTTATTAACAACAGAACTAACAGGAGCCAGATTGAAACAATCTGtgataatatttatgaattcacTTGAATTACAACCCTAATTTTCACATTTGCAACAAAACAATATAGAAATAATAAATAGAGCAGTTGTGTAGTGCCATTTTATTGTTTCTAAGAAGCATCCACTTTGTCGGCATATAATACAGACCAACACACTTTA of Daucus carota subsp. sativus chromosome 3, DH1 v3.0, whole genome shotgun sequence contains these proteins:
- the LOC108211202 gene encoding probable calcium-binding protein CML13 isoform X1 codes for the protein MGKNLSNDQVSSMKEAFTLFDTDNDGKIAPSELGILMRSLGGNPTQAQLKAIIAEEKLTSPFDFNRFTDLMSKHLKPEPFDQKLREAFKVIDKDGTGFVAVKDLKHILTSIGEKLEASEFDEWIREVDVGSDGKIKYDDFVNKMVAK
- the LOC108211202 gene encoding probable calcium-binding protein CML13 isoform X2, producing the protein MGKNLSNDQVSSMKEAFTLFDTDNDGKIAPSELGILMRSLGGNPTQAQLKAIIAEEKLTSPFDFNRFTDLMSKHLKPEPFDQKLREAFKVIDKDGTGFVAVKDLKHILTSIGEKLEASEFDEWIREVDVGSDGKIKYDDFVNKMVAK